The genomic DNA CCACTTTGGCCGCTCCGACGAGGACATCTGGGAATTCTTTGAGTTCGGCGATCGGCGGGGAACCTGGAACCGCTTCCGGCGGGTGATCTTCTGGCGACCGTTCCTTGAAGAAAAACAGTTCCTTCTCCCGGGAAGCCGGCCAGGCACACTCGCGTACACCAACCTCGGTATGGGCTTCGCCGTGGACGAACAGCTCGAAAAGGCTGGACTCTCCGGCATGGTCCAGGCGGAAGGTGTTATCGCCACCTATCATGGCCGGGGTGCGGATGAACTCGTCCATCGCTCCTTTAAGGACTTTGGCTTCGAGGAGTTGCCCTTTTTGCGCTTTGCCCCGAACGCGGCCTTCTATTATTGCATGCTGGTGGCCTTTTTCCTCTTCGAAGCTTTCAAAGAGGACGTCACGACTCCAGTCGTCCCGGTAACGGCCATGCCAGTCACCCTGCGCAGAAAGCTCGTCGATGTCGCCGCCAAGATCGTCACACATGCCGGCAGGACCATCCTCAAGCTCACAGATGTGGTCATGGAGACCCTTCATTTCAAAGAACTGTGGAAGCTTTGTCTCAGCGCTCCGAAATTTGCTTGGTCCTGATCGCTGATCCGATTGCACGCGATAGCTGACGGGAGAGTTGCGTCTTGCGCCAGCCACAAGCAGAACATTTCCCTGCAAACGACATCCCTGGACTCACATCCAACCCTCGAAATGTCGTTTTACCTCTCGTCCTCGCTGATAAGCCTCCAAAACTTCGTCAGGATGCACGGACACTGCCTCTGCAGAGCGTCAAACGATCAATTTAGGAATGACTAGATCAATTCAGTGTTGTGGGGCACTTCAAATATTTTCTTCCGATCAATTGATTGTATTTCTATTGATTTTGAATCTTTTGCCTGCAACAGTTTGCGAAGATGGGCATTAAACGTTGAGTATGCCAATGTCAACTTCCCCTGATCTGCCAATTTATCGTAGATGTGCTTATTGGCGTACCCTTTATTGTGCATATCCAGAATCTCGATCTGGCAAGATCTAAATTCTACACGGCCCATACATCGGGCAATGCG from Solidesulfovibrio carbinolicus includes the following:
- a CDS encoding TraK family protein, whose translation is MAKSGRIARCMGRVEFRSCQIEILDMHNKGYANKHIYDKLADQGKLTLAYSTFNAHLRKLLQAKDSKSIEIQSIDRKKIFEVPHNTELI